The proteins below come from a single Candidatus Desulfatibia profunda genomic window:
- a CDS encoding tRNA 2-thiocytidine(32) synthetase TtcA: protein MISDGDRIVVGLSGGKDSLALMWILNERRSRIPIDYELFAVHIDPGFEKSYSESLKNYCKQIGFTLRVERTDYGILAHSSQNRENPCFLCSRLRRKRLFEIADELGCNKLALGHNKDDIIETFFLNICYAGEVSTMLPRQPFFQNRFTLIRPLAFVDEDVIRRFAKEQRFPEFINPCPTANVSKRQEIKTMLKKLYQTNRKIKGNIFNAMSHVRTEYLLK from the coding sequence ATGATTTCCGACGGGGATCGTATCGTGGTCGGACTTTCGGGTGGGAAAGACAGCCTTGCTCTGATGTGGATTTTAAATGAACGGCGCTCTCGAATTCCCATAGATTATGAGCTGTTCGCTGTACATATTGATCCTGGATTTGAGAAAAGTTACAGTGAATCCCTTAAAAACTATTGCAAACAAATCGGTTTTACATTAAGAGTTGAACGCACAGATTACGGCATTTTGGCCCACAGTTCCCAAAATCGGGAAAATCCGTGTTTTCTATGCTCCCGATTGCGCAGAAAACGCCTTTTTGAGATCGCGGATGAACTTGGATGCAACAAGCTGGCGCTGGGGCATAACAAGGATGATATCATCGAAACCTTCTTTTTGAATATTTGTTATGCCGGAGAGGTCAGCACCATGCTGCCGCGCCAGCCTTTTTTCCAGAACAGGTTTACGCTGATCAGGCCCTTGGCCTTTGTAGATGAAGATGTTATCAGGCGTTTTGCAAAAGAACAACGATTCCCTGAATTTATTAATCCCTGCCCAACCGCCAACGTTTCCAAACGGCAGGAAATAAAAACCATGTTAAAAAAGCTCTATCAGACCAACAGAAAAATCAAGGGGAATATTTTCAACGCCATGAGTCACGTGAGAACAGAATATCTGTTAAAATAG
- a CDS encoding DNA-directed RNA polymerase subunit omega: MARITIEDCLKRVKNRFLLVNMVVQRVRQIREGSEYLVNSPKNEDIVISLREMAAGKIILKENKKDRE, from the coding sequence TTGGCACGGATCACAATAGAAGACTGTTTGAAGCGGGTCAAAAATCGTTTTTTACTGGTGAACATGGTGGTCCAGCGCGTTAGGCAAATTCGTGAGGGTTCTGAATACCTGGTGAACTCGCCTAAAAATGAAGATATCGTCATTTCTTTGCGCGAAATGGCCGCCGGCAAGATCATTCTGAAAGAAAACAAAAAGGATAGGGAATAA
- the greA gene encoding transcription elongation factor GreA, with the protein MERVPITREGYETLKKELEYLKKVERPKYIMAIEEARSHGDITENAEFEAAKDRQAFIEGRLNELGYKLSRADIIDPDTLPKDRAVFSRSVVLENIDTGENVEYQLVGPDESNIEEGRISVSSPLGKAIIGKRPGDEITLQTPGGKRSYELIEIL; encoded by the coding sequence GTGGAACGAGTACCAATTACACGGGAAGGGTATGAAACCCTCAAAAAAGAACTGGAATATCTCAAGAAAGTAGAGCGGCCTAAATATATTATGGCTATCGAAGAAGCCAGAAGCCATGGAGATATTACCGAAAATGCCGAATTTGAAGCTGCCAAGGATCGTCAGGCGTTTATTGAAGGCCGGCTGAACGAACTGGGATATAAGCTTTCCCGGGCGGATATCATTGATCCGGATACACTTCCCAAGGATCGGGCCGTATTTTCCAGGTCGGTGGTACTGGAAAACATCGACACGGGTGAAAACGTTGAATATCAGCTTGTGGGACCGGATGAGTCGAATATCGAAGAAGGGCGTATTTCCGTATCTTCTCCCCTCGGCAAGGCGATTATCGGGAAAAGACCCGGTGACGAGATTACCTTGCAGACTCCCGGGGGCAAAAGAAGTTATGAACTTATAGAAATACTTTAA